The following coding sequences lie in one bacterium genomic window:
- a CDS encoding uL15 family ribosomal protein — protein MQIHELKRNTKSKQKRQIGRGGKRGKTSGRGTKGQNARAGRKKRPELRDMIKKFPKLRGTSTHGRFTSLSKKVTVVSLKTINDAFPKGGEINPATLAAKGVILKKGYTYPRVKILSDGDITSKIIVSGCEISKGALEKIKKVGGSVANVKIKNQSSKSQVKVIK, from the coding sequence ATGCAGATACACGAATTAAAACGAAATACAAAAAGCAAACAGAAGCGTCAAATTGGACGTGGTGGTAAGCGTGGAAAAACTTCCGGTCGTGGAACAAAAGGTCAGAATGCTCGCGCAGGAAGAAAAAAACGTCCTGAACTTCGAGATATGATCAAAAAATTTCCGAAACTACGAGGAACAAGTACTCATGGTCGTTTTACTTCCTTAAGTAAAAAGGTCACTGTTGTTTCTCTTAAGACTATCAACGACGCATTCCCCAAAGGCGGAGAAATCAATCCAGCGACATTGGCTGCAAAAGGTGTTATCTTGAAGAAAGGTTATACGTATCCACGAGTGAAAATTTTGAGTGACGGCGACATCACCTCCAAGATAATTGTTTCGGGGTGCGAAATATCCAAAGGCGCTTTGGAAAAGATCAAGAAAGTGGGGGGAAGTGTAGCAAATGTAAAAATTAAAAATCAAAGTTCAAAATCACAAGTGAAAGTTATAAAATAA